The following are from one region of the Serinus canaria isolate serCan28SL12 chromosome 8, serCan2020, whole genome shotgun sequence genome:
- the TMEM125 gene encoding transmembrane protein 125: MPELAELSSPRTPADADHIQRNILEEHVELWWFQDPKKSILCYGMAVVLILACGIGGIILLYSTSSRSGEWRLAVGTTLCLLALLVLLKQLLSSAIQDMNCIRSRDQIELLKSGGFSDCLVLLLSALVLLVCGVVLTILSTTTMQLSPARPLASMFTSGVILLTAGSAILLCLLLYLLCTSCRRAAPRSLETGEIRVFTISGRLAGNRRLPPTSSMANLI; encoded by the coding sequence AtgccagagctggcagagctgagcagccccCGCACTCCTGCAGATGCAGACCACATCCAGAGGAATATCTTGGAGGAGCATGTGGAGCTCTGGTGGTTCCAGGACCCCAAGAAGTCCATCCTGTGCTATGGGATGGCCGTGGTGCTGATCCTGGCCTGTGGGATTGGGGGCATCATCCTGCTGTACAGCACCAGCAGCCGGTCTGGAGAGTGGCGGCTTGCCGTGGGCACCACACTCtgcctcctggccctgctcgtgctgctgaagcagctgctgagctctgcaatCCAGGACATGAACTGCATCCGCAGCCGGGATCAGATCGAGCTCCTCAAGAGCGGAGGCTTCTCGgactgcctggtgctgctgctgagcgccctggtgctgctggtctGCGGGGTGGTGCTCACCATCCTCTCCACCACCACCATGCAGCTCAGCCCCGCACGGCCGCTGGCCAGCATGTTCACCAGCGGAGTCATCCTCCTgactgctggcagtgccatcctcctctgcctgctgctgtaCCTGCTGTGCACCTCCTGCCGCCGGGCGGCTCCTCGGAGCCTGGAGACGGGCGAGATCCGCGTCTTCACCATCTCCGGCCGCCTCGCTGGAAACAGGCGGCTTCCGCCCACCTCTAGCATGGCCAACCTGATCTGA